In the genome of Carya illinoinensis cultivar Pawnee chromosome 13, C.illinoinensisPawnee_v1, whole genome shotgun sequence, the window TAAAATCTAAATGCTCCTAATTATTTGTACATTGGGatgaattttgttatatatgttcCTAATTAGTTGATTATTATTTGTACATTGGGATCTCACGATAAAAAGCCTCGTTCTAGAACCGATTCATGACCCGTCATTGTAAATAGTATTGAGGGTTtgcaacaaaatatatattagttttcaAAGATTtattccaagccatgaaatagATAGCTAGACATATTTTATATGGAATGTTCCTGCATGCGCGCAGACAGCTTAAGTGATATACGTATGTATAGATAGAGCtgctaattaataattagttttggTAAATTTATAACGACAGTAACTAAGGTAATAGTACGATCGATTTCTTACCTGTATGCAGATCTTGACTGTCTGTTTGACTATTTTCAACGGCCAATTGTGTGCCAGGAGGTGAGTTGGTGCCATAACCTGTACTTGCCCCAAAAATAGCTAGGCCTGCCTTTCGGATCGAGTTTATTGATATTCttagtgcatgcatgcatgaatggaGTAATAGATCATAGAGttttgcctttttttatttgtttctttcgATCTCAAccccatttttgttttttcacaaTCAATTGATTTGTGGGAAGAAGGAGCTGCGCGCTAGCAAGATCAGATAAGAAAAATTAGATCAAACCCACATCCCCGGCCGCATGCATGGCAGGACAAATATCAGCTCAACCGCCGTCCAGCTTTGGATCATCGCCCTCACTCTCTTTTAATATAAGCAGCCCTATCACCTTAAAAGAATGCGTTGAGCTTCCCTGTTCGGTGAATTCAGCAGGTTTCAGGACCTACTTTCCTAATTTCGAGACAATGTCATTTTCATTGCCACAGCTTGAGCTGcagatgattcttatttttgCCATCACGCAAACCTCCCATTACATTCTCAAGCCTCTTGGAGTCCCTCCATTCACCTCACAACTTATTGTgagtatattttttatcttcCATTTCCTGATCATCTCcgtatttataatatttatatgtttgatCCAATTGAagtgaatatatattatataggttttgtttaattttatatatatatatataatgtgaatTAATGATCCGCAGGCTGGCATAATCCTTGGTCCATCCCTCCTGGGGCGCCTCAAAATATTCGAGTCTTTATTTTCCATTAGAAGTCAAGAAGCACTTGGCGTACTTGCTTTCCTTGGTCACGCactcttttttttcctaagtGGGGTGAAAATGGATATGAGAGTGATAAGTAGAATGGGAAAAAAAGCGTTGTGGATCGGTATTGCTAGCATGTTGGTGCCTTTGCTAATTGGCTTGTCAATGCAAATGAGATTCAGTAGACCATGGCTAACAGATGAAGAGGCGTTCACCCTTCCATTTCTAACAACAGTACATTGTATGACTCCATTTCCGGTTGTTGCTTACCTTCTGGAGCACCTCAAGATCCTAAATTCTGAGTTTGGTCAATTAGCCCTATCTTCAGCATTGGTCGGCGACCTGTTTAGCATGTttcttattgttgtttccacagTGACATCTGCTAGCAAGGAGAAGGGTATCCCTTTCGCTTTTATAGATATTGGATCAAGCATTCTTTATATTTTGATCGCTACTTATGCCTTAAGACCAGCAATGTTTTGGGTTGTGCGCCAGACACCGAAAGGTAGGCCTGTCAAAGGCATATACATTCTCGTCATTGTGCTAATGATGTTTGTATCCGGCTTGCTTTCTCATTTCTATCAGATGAGTTTCTTCTTTGGACCTTTTGTTCTGGGTTTGGCAATTCCAGATGGACCACCTTTGGGGTCAGCTTTTGTTCACAAATTCCACAGCTTCACTGAAAATGTGTTGCATCCACTCTTTGTGACTACGTGCGGGATGAGGACGGATCTTCGTTTAATCACCAATTCCATTGACAACTTCATGACACCCAATGTTGCCATAATTGTTGCTACTTTTGTGGGCAAAATGGTGGTGTGTTTTTTTCCTCACGTCTGCTATAAAATGCCCCTAAAGGATGCTCTTGCACTCACTCTCGTTATGTGTTCCAAAGGTGTTGTCCAGTTGTGCTACTATGTTACATTAAGAGATAACCTGCAGGTAATTATTCACTGCATTTCCaatctttattaattttcaCCGTTGTTTTTTTCCTAGAAAATTTGGAAattccctccctctctcctGATTGAATTGATCAGTGTACGTAGATCGATGCCTCCAATCTACAATCTATGCTCTTAATTTATGACGaatcataaatattatatacagtagTTTAGATAGTTTGAATGTGTAATATGACAGCAGCTTTGATAGTTTGTGAAACCAAATTAATTAGAGggtgcaaattaaaaaaaagaagtttattTCTACCAGTATTTATGAAGTATACAACCACAGCATTGCCGTATTTCAATTttgcttattcttttttttctggCCAATAtgatgatttgatttttatcatGGGAAATTAGGAGCGTATTAGATgttgtgaaattatttgtaAAGGTGTGCAAGtctctctcatttcattttaaaaaaaaaattgtcaaatttgagacttgtatgaaaaaaatctattttttaatagtggactcttctttttaaaaataaaaaataaaaaatgagtgcGTAGGATTTATATACTGTATGACTGCATCAAGCATTACTCTTAATTGTAAGATATATGGGAAGAACTAGTACAACTCAAACGAAACATTGATCCTATAGAAACATGATGGACGTAGTATGTTAATATTGCACAGTAGATGCTTGTAGGACATGATCATATTTAGCAGTAGACTCACATATACTATATGATTGCATCAAGCATTACTCTTAATTGTAAGATATATGGGAAGAACTAGTACAATTCAAACGAAACATTGATCCTATAGAAACATGATGGACGTAGTATATTAATATTGCACAGTAGATGCTTGTAGGACATGATCATATTTAGCAGTAGACTCGCATATATGTATAATGCATGAATGTTCAATTCTCTTGAAAAAACAAAGccgatgattttttttttccaatttatttttattttattttaggtgGGAACCGTGTCAGACCAAGAATTCTCTATGTCGACTATTTCGATCCTATTGAATGCAATTATTGTGCCAATTTTGGTGAAACACATCTACGATCCTTCAAGGAAATATGCAAGTTACCAAGATCGAGATATTATACATTGCAGAAACGATGGGAATCTTCGAATCCTAGTATGCATTCACAGACCTGATAATGTTGCTGCCATAATCAAACTACTAGAAGCTTCAAGCCCATCTTCAGAAAGGCCCCTTAACATTGATGTGCTTCACCTCATCGAACTGATTGGCCGAGCATTCCCAACATTTTTCTCCCACCAAATGCAGAAAAAGAGTCTTCCCAAAGCTTCCTACTCAGAGAATGTTGTTCTCGCTTTCAATCACTTTGAACATCAGTACAAGCCTTGTGCTCTATCGGTAGACGTTTTCACAGCAATCACTCCACCCAAGTTCATGCACGAAGACATATGCAGCTTTGCATTGGAAAGACTCACATGCCTCATAATACTTCCCTTCCACAGAAAATGGAACATTGACGGGTCTTTGGAATCGGAGGACAGTGCCATAAGGACCTTCAATTGCAGTGTCCTTGAACTGGCTCCCTGCTCTGTCGGGATCCTGGTCGATCGTGGCTGTTTAGGCAAGAGCTTAATGGTTTCAAGAAAGTCGTCGCCATCTTTTTCTGTTGGCATGATCTTCCTCGGAGGCAATGATGATCGAGAGGCACTAACTTTTGCCAAACGCATGGCCAACAACTCCAACACCAGCCTCACTGTGATTAACTTGGTTGCCCAAAGCAACCAGGGGAGTAGTGCTGCTGCTCCTCATGCTTGGGACGAAAAGGCTGATTCTGAAGTGCTGAGGGATGTCAAACTTAACAATGTAGACAAAGAATATGTGATATTCATCGAGGAGGTTGTGAAAGATGGGCCTCAGACGGCTTTGATGGTTCGTTCCATGGCGGACGACTACGACCTTATTATAGTCGGTAGACGATACAACATAAACTCCCCTCAGACTACAGGGCTTGTGGAATGGAGCGAGTTCTCGGAGTTGGGGATTATCGGAGACTTGCTCACTTCCTCAGATCTCGACAGTAAAGCTTCTGTTTTGGTGgtgcaacaacaacaaaagaggAAATAGGAACCTAGTCTTTATTAGCCGGGAAAGCTCGGTTTTCGTCTCCTTTTAATCTTCACAACATACACTCCAAATGTATTCCATCTtctcaaggttttttttttttttttggcaatagtataaaaaatcaattaaatgcGTCAGAAGTTCTGAttgtatttgaattttgagtatgaaaaaaaatggcatCCCATAAATTGTGCACCTTCTTATTtcttaaattaaagaaatatcaaGCATGGCATTCGGCGAGCCATTCATGGAAGCCTCGGGCTTGAAATaacccaaaaaattaaaaattaaaaattagaaaaaaaaaaagggtagaaaatgatttgaaaaggAGACTGTGTATTGGTAGTACAATCGCTTCAATACTCGAAGCTCTGCAACTGGAAAGGAGAATCTATCCTGTTATCCTACAGAGACCAGAGCAATGCcctgacacacacacacaaacacacagaGGTGAAATCGGTCATACGTGGCCCAAGTAGGTCAATGGGATCGAGTGATTCTGTGGTTTTGGGCTATGCTCACATTATTAATTGAAAAACAAGCAACCTCCACTCCCAAAAACAATAGCTTAAAATTTCGACTGCCATAACTTGGATTTAAAGACCCAACTAGAAGTACAACTCAGAAACAATGCTGTACAAATTCAATGCTCAACCTCACAAATGATATTGCTTCTCTTAAATATAAGAATTAAGATtaaataacttgacatataggtCAAAATCTCACAGCACCTGAAGATATGTCCTCCAaactaaaaatagtaaaaaattgagTGTTCTATTCTTTTTAAAGCATATATATGCTAAGCTTTCTAGCAAGGTTATTCGTACCCATTAAAAATGAAACTCTTGTCAGCTTCTTTTCTCTTCATCATATTCCTGGAGGTTCTAATCATCATCGGCAACACATGCAGAGCCTCAACCCTACCAAAATTCCCAGCCATTCTAATCTTTGGTGATTCAACAGTGGATACGGGTAATAACAACTATGTTGTCACCCTTTTCAGGGGGAACCATTACCCATATGGTCAAGACTTTCCCAATCATGTTCCCACAGGGAGATTTTCTAATGGAAAACTCATTCCTGACTCGGTGGCAAGCTTCCTAGGGATCAAGGAGAATGTTCCTCCCTATCTAGATCCAAACCTATCGAATGATGAACTCCGCACCGGTGTTTGTTTTGCATCGGCCGGATCAGGGTATGATGATCTGACAAGTGCTGCATCTGGGGTCATCCCAGTTTCAAAGCAGATTGATtacttcaaaaattatattgaaagaCTTAGAGGGTTTGCAGGGGAAGCCGAAGCTATGAAGATAATTAGTGGTTCTTTAGTCATGATTAGTGCGGGAACTAATGACTTTGGTTTCAACTTCTATGATATACCCTCAAGGAGGCACCAGTTCAGCATCAGTCAGTACCAGGATTTTCTGCAGCAAAGAATTCAAAAGTTTGTGCAGGTAAAACATGCATCCTGCTCTTCATCTATGTAACCAAGGAACAAGTGTTTtgcagatgattttttttttttttttaatgtcggaAACATTTCCAAGGGGACTCACTCTTGCAGGGTGAACCCCTCAGATGAATGTTATACTGATGCTAACAACTAAACTTTGTACTTAAATCTATAGGAGCTGTACCAGCTGGGATTGCGTACTATGGTTATACCTGGGCTTCCTCCAATTGGTTGTCTGCCCGTTCAAATAACTGCCAAATTTAAGAATCCCCATGATAGAACATGCGTGCAGGAACAGAATTCAGACGCTCAATCTTACAATCAGAAGCTGGCAAAACTGTTGCCTAAGTTGCAGGAATCACTTCCGGGAAGCAGAATCGTCTACGCAGACACATATAAGCCGCTGATCGACATGATCAACAATCCACAAAAATATGGTAagggccccccccccccccccccccgcgtaGAGTTTTCACTAGGTTTCCTGAAAGTGTAATTTGTGGGAAactaataattttgtttttgtggTGTAACAGGCTTTGTGGAAACAAACAGAGGATGCTGTGGAACTGGGTTTGTGGAAGCGGGTCCGCTATGTAATCACAATTCTATAATGTGTGCAAATGATTCCCAATTCTTGTTTTGGGACTGCATTCATCCAAGCCAAGCGGCATACCAGCATATACAAAAGTACCTAGAGGAGACAGTCCTTCCAGGCCTAACAAGTTATCAGAGCCCTTGATCTAATCAATGATACAAATCAAATCACTCATTTCATGGAAAACCTTAATTTCGTTTCTTCGGTGTCAAACAGATTTTAAAGGGGAAAATATAGAGAGCTCATTTCCTTTCCCAAAAAATTTAGTTTAATAAGTAACTTTCTTCTTGGCGGAGATTCCTCTCTATTGAATGTAGGATGTACGAAGGTAAAGAAGAAGTAAGCAATCTCCTTCAACCTTCAATAACTTCTACATTGCTAATCCTTTCGGCTTTGCCTTATCTCTTTCTTTAATTGTTAAATGCCATAAAGCACAAACCAAGATCTATAATACGGAAACCAAATCGCAGTCTTATCAAATTTGACTTAAAATGGGCAACAAAACCTTATTATATCTGCTTCAAATTAATGAGCACGCCACATACTCCGTTAAAATCTTAGCTGGTAATATGAGAATCTGTAACCTATATTCCTCCGACTACCATTTAAGTTCCTACTCTAATATGATCATCTAGTAAAACTTATAAATGTAGATATACATTTGAACCACACCCTTAGGCCTAAAATTTCTCTCAAAATACATATTAATTTCCTCGCGGATAAGATCTTATATGATTTGAACCATCTTACATATCAAGAAAACAGGTTAATTCCCAACATACTAATATAAACACCTATTTAGAACACAAACTTACAGCCTAATTTCAGAACAACTCAGATCAATGCGGCAAGCATCAATGATTTTCATTCACATATGGTACAAACTTCGCGTATAGGGAAGACAAATAATTCGATCACCATTCATACAACATAAGCATTCGTAGACACCAACACAAAGATGCTACATACACAACAACTTTTGGTGGTGGCTTACCTTCAGTTCCGGCGACCTGCTGATCCAGTATTTCCCTGAAACAGGCCGTTAATGCGAGCCTCAATATCCTCTGCTTCAAACTTAATATGCCTCTCCACATGCTTCCGTAGCTCTGGGACATTCCGGAGCCTTCCGATAAAGCTATCATATGCTGGCAACAAGAGCTTCACCACTGAGATCCTTAACTCTTCCCTTATCTGATCATCGTAAACTACCCAGCCAGATTGAACATCACATATCTCCTCAAAGGAGGTGTTGAACAACTTAATTCTATCTTTCATCGTGCTTGCAGCAAAATTGGCAGCTTGCGAGCCATTTTCTAGCTTCAGCACTCCTAGAACCTTATTCCACGAGCTTCTCTGGTAATTGGTGTGGCATTGCCGGATTTTGGCCGTGTGCTTCCGAATCCAATCATCGCCTAACAGCAAGCCGAGCTCACTATCCTTGACCTTATGAACTATATACCTCCCATTGTTCATCATGAAAAAATAGGACAAAGCAGAGTCCTTGTAAATCTTCGACTTGGCCTCCAAATTGCTCTCCAGTAGCTCCATAATCCATGCCATCTGAACCGACAATGAAGACGATGATGATCCTCCTCGATTGTTGTTAAGCTTCGAAGGCGGTGGAGGTGGAACCACATTCTCGTCGAAAACTAGCTCGAGAGATCGGCGCGATCGACAGGCAGCTCGAAGATAATTCATCACGTACCGAGTTATCGGATGGAGCCCGCCGCCGGGAACTGGTGCCTTTGCCGGGTCCCGACGGATCAAATTCTCCAATTCCATTAAAATAGCTCTGATTGCTTCTCCTAATCTCTTCCAAATCGTTATGGCTTCGTTCCGAAGAACCAAACAGTACTGATCCGAAAACACCGACTCGAACTCGGGCATTAGGTCTTTCAAATTCTCGAACACGTCGAGAACTCTGAACAACCGCTCCGGCGATCGACTCCGGATGGCGACCGCGTCGGCGAAATTCAGCAGCTGAATCGTTGATCCTCGGCATACCTCCATGAAGGAGAGGTCGGCGGCGGAGGAGAGCCCAACAAAGACACGGTCGCAGAGCCGTCGCTCGCTGGGGAAGAGGATACGGAGCGAGACATTCACGGCCTTGATCCACCGTTCGATCTCGTCCTCGAGGTCTGGCCATGGCATCTTGTGAACTTCCTCGGTGCTCAGCTTTTGCAACCCTAACCTGGACAGGCTTTCCTCCAGGAACTCGCGCCTGCAGCTACTGTACACGTGCGAGCACTCCTTGCCGAACCCTGCTGCCACCATACGCTTCGCTATCTCGTGGAGATCCTTGATCGTACCGGAGGGGAGCGCGTCAATGACTATTTCGTAGTTGGTGATTGGGTGCGCCACAGGGATTTCGTTGTCCACACCGTTTCCGATATCTCCTTCGTCTTCGTCCTCTGAATCAAAGGACAGGTTTCCAGTGGACTCGCCGTTTCGGTAATCGCGACTCAGCTCAAAGGACTCGCCGCCGCTTCCCATCAAGGACCTGAACTCGTCCTCCGCACGAAACATGGCTTGATGCATGAGGTCCTGGGCGCGTCCCAGGCACGCGCCGACGGCCTTCTGCCTGGAGACAGGGGTCCACTCCCTGATGGTGGCGATCAACTCGTCGATGGTGTCAAGAAAAGCCGCGGAATCAGCGGAGTCGGCCCAGATCGGGTGGTCAGCCTCCACGTAACAGGAGATCTGACGCTCGAGGGACTTAAGAGTGAGCTCGAGCGCGGTGACGGAGCCCCTGGGATGGTCGTGGTGGTGATCGTGATCGTCCCCAATATTATCGGAAAGCTTCTCGCGAGAAAACCTGCCGTCGAAGTTGGAGAAGATCTGCAAGATATCATCGGCCATGGTTTCGTTGTGGCCAAGCGTCTTGGCGATGTGCCGCGCCACAGCCAATAATTTTTCCTCACCATTATCCTCCATGGTGTCGAAGTTAGATTAATGATTACCGGTACTTGTAATCAAGGTTTCGTGAATTCGAGGAAAGGTAAGAGTAGAGATTAGGGTTGGGAAAATGAAGCAATTATAATATAGTAGAACATGCGAGGGGATAAAGACGAAGAAAGAAGAGGAGCGAGGAATTCAATTGAGTGGACAGTTTTTGGAAGAGATATTACGGAAAAGTCCCTCGGGAAACGCGGTTTGTGGGGAataaaggaggaaaaaaaagaaaaagaaaaagaaaagcagaagaggggggggggggggggggggggggggggaggacgtgggaggaagggagggagaaggaggaaggaagaagatgcAGCAGAGTCGACAAAGAAAGGATGATAAAGTCAGCGGTCGTCGTGTTAAAGACTAAAGACATGACTGACCAAGCGGTGTGGATTCAGTCTTTGACAGGGACAGGACAACGTGGAAAAAGCTTAAGCGGGCTGAGCGAGTGGcttttctttataattaaatagatatttgatattttatttttctaaacaaatttattgttattcaaatttttttttaacaaattgcAAATGTagaataatagtatatataattatagagtatataaataaggtgtgattatttaaaaaagagtaagttttattattaaaaaattaatttttttaatataaatctcatatttttttatttttttcacactCACTAATCATaactgtaattattatttttttttaaatcacaattaTTATTACGACATGTcttgaataaatatttataagttgacttattaaattatctaagatagtacaaaatttaagataaaaaataatattattttctcttttttatttttaatccttTACTTTCAAATCAATATGAAAAACGTACTACTAACAATTTGACATGTCGtgaaaacaattttattttttaagatttctcTGTGAGTCACATGTCTCGCCTACTTCTACcgttaaaaatacttaaaaattattttataaatgaatttcTATCCTGTTAAGTGACCGAAGCATATATTCTATTTCCCATGTTGAGATGCAAATAAAAGTTTAAGGtagtcttttttttattttccgaATGAGTTCAAATTGAATGGAGAGTAAAGAGGGGGAACGAAATCAGAAGTCAATAGGCTGTGAGTATGGGTCGGGTTTGTGTAGTAGGACATAAGGCCGAAGGGGGCTATTCTCTCATCTACTGGGCTCTTGATCAAATGCACTGTAGCAATTCTTGTAGGAGGGGGAAGCCGACGAATATAATGGGCTTCTGTCCATAATTTGTGCTCATTTTTTCTTCCTCCCAAACAAAAGGAAACTTACcttgttcttcatcttccttggTGCCTTGCCTTTTCCTCGATTGTACCACGTACAGTCTCGCAATTCCTCACCTATTTGGGCCTTCCTTCGCAGGCCTTGGAACGCTTCGATTTGGATCCCGTATCCATTAGTTACACCAGATTTTACATCCAACACTCACGGAGTACACATTCAACCACCTTTAAAAGATATTT includes:
- the LOC122290893 gene encoding cation/H(+) antiporter 4-like, whose product is MDMRVISRMGKKALWIGIASMLVPLLIGLSMQMRFSRPWLTDEEAFTLPFLTTVHCMTPFPVVAYLLEHLKILNSEFGQLALSSALVGDLFSMFLIVVSTVTSASKEKGIPFAFIDIGSSILYILIATYALRPAMFWVVRQTPKGRPVKGIYILVIVLMMFVSGLLSHFYQMSFFFGPFVLGLAIPDGPPLGSAFVHKFHSFTENVLHPLFVTTCGMRTDLRLITNSIDNFMTPNVAIIVATFVGKMVVCFFPHVCYKMPLKDALALTLVMCSKGVVQLCYYVTLRDNLQVGTVSDQEFSMSTISILLNAIIVPILVKHIYDPSRKYASYQDRDIIHCRNDGNLRILVCIHRPDNVAAIIKLLEASSPSSERPLNIDVLHLIELIGRAFPTFFSHQMQKKSLPKASYSENVVLAFNHFEHQYKPCALSVDVFTAITPPKFMHEDICSFALERLTCLIILPFHRKWNIDGSLESEDSAIRTFNCSVLELAPCSVGILVDRGCLGKSLMVSRKSSPSFSVGMIFLGGNDDREALTFAKRMANNSNTSLTVINLVAQSNQGSSAAAPHAWDEKADSEVLRDVKLNNVDKEYVIFIEEVVKDGPQTALMVRSMADDYDLIIVGRRYNINSPQTTGLVEWSEFSELGIIGDLLTSSDLDSKASVLVVQQQQKRK
- the LOC122291794 gene encoding exocyst complex component EXO70B1-like, giving the protein MEDNGEEKLLAVARHIAKTLGHNETMADDILQIFSNFDGRFSREKLSDNIGDDHDHHHDHPRGSVTALELTLKSLERQISCYVEADHPIWADSADSAAFLDTIDELIATIREWTPVSRQKAVGACLGRAQDLMHQAMFRAEDEFRSLMGSGGESFELSRDYRNGESTGNLSFDSEDEDEGDIGNGVDNEIPVAHPITNYEIVIDALPSGTIKDLHEIAKRMVAAGFGKECSHVYSSCRREFLEESLSRLGLQKLSTEEVHKMPWPDLEDEIERWIKAVNVSLRILFPSERRLCDRVFVGLSSAADLSFMEVCRGSTIQLLNFADAVAIRSRSPERLFRVLDVFENLKDLMPEFESVFSDQYCLVLRNEAITIWKRLGEAIRAILMELENLIRRDPAKAPVPGGGLHPITRYVMNYLRAACRSRRSLELVFDENVVPPPPPSKLNNNRGGSSSSSLSVQMAWIMELLESNLEAKSKIYKDSALSYFFMMNNGRYIVHKVKDSELGLLLGDDWIRKHTAKIRQCHTNYQRSSWNKVLGVLKLENGSQAANFAASTMKDRIKLFNTSFEEICDVQSGWVVYDDQIREELRISVVKLLLPAYDSFIGRLRNVPELRKHVERHIKFEAEDIEARINGLFQGNTGSAGRRN
- the LOC122290894 gene encoding GDSL esterase/lipase At2g30220-like produces the protein MKLLSASFLFIIFLEVLIIIGNTCRASTLPKFPAILIFGDSTVDTGNNNYVVTLFRGNHYPYGQDFPNHVPTGRFSNGKLIPDSVASFLGIKENVPPYLDPNLSNDELRTGVCFASAGSGYDDLTSAASGVIPVSKQIDYFKNYIERLRGFAGEAEAMKIISGSLVMISAGTNDFGFNFYDIPSRRHQFSISQYQDFLQQRIQKFVQELYQLGLRTMVIPGLPPIGCLPVQITAKFKNPHDRTCVQEQNSDAQSYNQKLAKLLPKLQESLPGSRIVYADTYKPLIDMINNPQKYGFVETNRGCCGTGFVEAGPLCNHNSIMCANDSQFLFWDCIHPSQAAYQHIQKYLEETVLPGLTSYQSP